The sequence below is a genomic window from Nitrosomonas sp..
CGCCTCGGCGGCTTCCTTGGCTGTGAGCAGCTCCGCCGTCCTTGCCGCAACCTCAATTTCGAGCAGTTCCCTTTGTCCAGCCAGGCGTTTTTCGCGGTGACCAATTTGTTCCAGCATATGGTTAAATCCATTGGCCAGCGTATTCAGTTCCACGATGCAACTTTGATCGGCGCGGATATTAAAATCGGTTTTATCGGAAACCTGTGTAATCAAGTTACTTAATTTGGTTAATGGAATCAAGACAGCCGTATTTAACCGGTACAACAGTATATGGCTGATCGTCATGGCAACTACTGCGGTAATAAAAATAATAAACGCAAGCCACGCAGTTTGCCAGTAAATCGCGGACAAGCTCGTAACCAAATAAAAGTAACCATATTTTTCCTGCTGGAAAAGAATGGGTTGCACCAACTTAATATGATGCAGGGTGATTTCCAGATTCCGAGCAGGCAAGTTAAACGTATCGGGAGACAGAGTCCGTCTGGTTTGAAAGCTGGCAAATCTCCGATGTTCCTGTGTAAATACAATCGCGACAGATACATCATCTGAGCTTGCCAATGAATTGAGTAATTCCTGAGCTGATCCTGAATCATCGAACACCAGTGAGGCGGCCAAATTTTCAGCAAAAGCGGTTGCCCTGGATTCGTTCGAATTGATCAAAGATAATAGACTGAGCGTAAAATTGCCAATAACAAGCACGAACGCAACGATAATCAGCGTAATGCCTAACGTCATTCGGGCAATACGCAATAAACGCGCATTCAACGTTGACTGAGCAATTTTTTTTGAATTATTTTCGTTGTTCATTGGTATACCCGGGCTGCCAAACGGAGCAGTCTGGCGCTCAGCATCAGGCCAGCATTTCGCGCACTCTTTTGGTTAGCTTCAAAAAATAACTTTTCATGCGCAATTCTCATATTCAGCATAATTCCACGATCAATTGCGCTTTCCGTATCGGCAATAGTCAGTACCGGGTTGTCGTTGAGTTTCTGAAGAATTTCCGGTAAATATTTGATCGCGTCACTGGATACGAAGACCGCTTCACAATCCAGAAAATCATCGGATAGTGCTTTGAATTTTACGGCAACTTGAAATTGATTCACATGACGCCCATCCAGTGAATCAATTTCATCACCAAAAGGATGATTGCCTATCAGACAAAGATTGACATCGGAACCAAGATCATTCGGCCATTCGGTATAGGCAATAAAATTGTATACAAAAGCGGCTTTTAAACGGTATTCCGGCAGCGATTCGCCATTGATGTTCTGACTGAGAAAGACGACGCCCAGAATCATCAGTATCCGCAAAATATTTGCCACTTTTATCATGCTTAATGATGGATGATGAAAGAGAAATGCATCACTATTCTGAACGAATCACAATATTTTTTACTGCGCTTATAAATTAAGTGTCAGTAGTCCTTACGTTACACCAAATCCACTTGGATATTAATTTCACACGGCAAATACTATCATATTAATGATAGCCAATAACACTTGATCTTCTGCGATTTTATAAAAGCAAATAGCTGTAGTGCAGACGAACACATTTTGTAATTGCAAACACATTAGACGTTTGGATCAACTATTGACGGAAGCAGTTTTAGAAAACCAGCTGACACGCAGTCGAACCTTTACGGTCGGAACAACAAGCACTATTTTTATATTGGTTAATATAAAAATATCATTTACAATCATGGACAACTCGTTATAGCTCGATCAGAACACAAGATGTTATCGATTAATTCCCATTTTAATCAGAAGCAGTAGCTTACCCGACTATAGTTTAATAGTAATGGCGTACCATCGGCGCTTCACGCTTGCATTTTTCTGTCTTCTCCTGTGGATAGTGCTGCCAGAGTCAGCCATCGCTCAAAACAAACGTGACGATATCTATGCAATCGATCTTGAAGAACTGCTGAATGTCAAAGTTATTTCGACGAGTAAAAAACCGCAATCTGTTTTAAAGTCGGCTTCAGCCATTCACGTCATTTCCCAGGACGATATACGCCGTTCAGGCGCAACGACGTTACCCGATGTTTTTCGCGGCGTACCAGGTGTGCAGGTCGCCCAGATTGACGCAAACAAGTGGGCTGTGACGATTCGTGGCTTTAACGACCGTTTTGCCCAAAAAACACTGGTCATGGTCGATGGCAGAACAATCTATACGCCGTTATTTTCTGGTGTTTATTGGAACATGCACGATATGGTGCTGGAGGATATCGACCGTATCGAAATTGTCCGCGGACCCGGCGGCGCTTTATGGGGTGCAAATGCGGTCAATGGCGTCATCAATATTATTACCAAAAATGCGCGCGATACGCAGGGTACAACTGTCGCATTAATCGGTGGCTCTCTGGAACGGAACCTGACCGCACGCGTCGGCGGCAAAATCAATGACGACACCAGTTTCCGGCTCTACGCCAAGGGTCGCCACCACGAAAACTACGATCAACTGCATGATCAATCAAATTTAGGGCCGGCCAATGACCAATGGCGCAACCTGAATACAGGCTTCCGTATCGACGGTAGTTCGACGCGTAACAGCGACTGGATGCTGCAAGGCGGGTATACTGTCGGCACGGCCGGCCAACTGGGCACTTCGACTTCATTAACACCGCCAGCACCGCTCGTTCTCAGGGATACCATCAATTATCAGGCCGGAAATCTGGTCTTTCTTTGGAACAAATATGTTTCGGATGATAATAAATGGCGTGTTCAAGCCTATTATGACTACTTCAAGCGCGAGGCCCTGGGCAGCACCAACCTGGTGCATACTGTAGATCTCGAGATTCAGAATCAACGCCGTTTGTTCAATAGTCATGATGTCGTCTGGGGTATAGGTTACCGCAGCGTACTCGATGAACTGGGCAATGATTTCGTGGTTTCCTTCACCCCGTCAAGCCGTCATTACAAAACGTTTAACGCATTTATACAGGATGAAATACAGTTGACGCAGAAACTGCGTTTTACCGCTGGCACCAAAATCGAACACAATGATTTTACTGGATTCGAATATCAGCCGAATGTGCGTTTATTGTTTGAAATCAATGATCAACATTCTGTTTGGGCTGCTTATTCCCGGGCGGTCCGTGTTCCGTCGCGTTCAAGCCATGATATACGCATCAATTTCCTGGCTTTGCCGGGTGATACCCCGAATTCATTGCCATTGTTATTCGGCATCTTTGGCGACCGAAAATTCCGTTCTGAAAATATCAATGCATTCGAAATGGGTTATCGCAGTCTGCTGACACGTCATTTTTCGGTGGACACCGCATTATTTTTTAACCTCTATGACGACCTGGGAACAAGCGAGAGAAGCGGGCCGATTTTTGAAGCCATGCCCCTGCCGCATTTGCTGTTTCTCAGCACGGTAGACAATCTGGCAAAAGCAAATACTTATGGCGCCGAGGTCATGACAAAATGGCAGGTTACTCCTTTTTGGCAACTCGCATCGAGTTATACCTGGTTCAAATTGGACGGACGCTATGTCAAAAACAGCACAGCGGATCTGGAGCGGTTATTCATTCTTGAGAATTCAGATCCGCGTCATCAATTCTCGGTACGTTCAGATATTCAGCTGCCTTATAATCTGGAGTTGAACAGCAACTTTTATTACACCGACAGTTTGGCCGGGCGTAATATACAAACACAAGCACGTCTTGACCTGAGATTGGCATGGCGTCCGTCCCGCAAGATGGAACTCGCTGTTGTCGGACAAAATGTTACCAATAAAACACATCAGGAATTTGATTCCACTGACGGCATCCCGTCACAAATACCGCGAAGCATTTATGGCAGAATACTGTACACTTTTTAGTACCGATAAAAGAACGGAAGGGTTGATCCGCTATTTCGGCGAATAAGGCAATCTGCGGATATGCAATTCGGGCCCATCGGGATATTTCAGGTACAATTTTCCAGCGTCAACACTGCTGATTTGAATGACAGCAAGCACATCAAATCCGCCATCCGGCGATGCTGCAGCATTGACGATTTTACCGCAAGACTGATTTTCGGCATCTGTGCCAAATATGTCATCGCCAGCCGATACCGGATCATTTGTCCCAATATTCGCCAGATACATTCTGCGCTTGAGTTGACCGAGATGCTGGGTGCGCGCAACGATTTCCTGCCCCGGATAACATCCTTTTTTAAAACTGACGCCACCGATCAGATCCAGATTAATCATCTGTGGCAAAAACTGTTCCTGGGTCTCAACCGTAATAGCCGGTATGCCCGCGTTTATTTCCAGCCAGTTCCAGCAGCCGGCTCCGGCAGGACAAGCATTTTTGCTTAACAATTGCCATATTTTATGCGCAGATGCCTCTATGGCGATAAGCTCCAGCCGGTCAGGCGCATGGCAAAGAATACTGGCGTCCGAAGTATGTATCATGCGCAATTGGGCGCATTCTTCGGGTGAAATTTCCAGGACTTCCTGCAGGCGTTGGCAGGCTTCTTTACCGGCTATACCCATGCGTACCCATTGATTGCTGCTGTCAGTAATGTTAACTTTAGCGCGCAAAATAAACATGGACAGCTTTTTTTGCATGCCCGCACACAGACTGGCCGGTAACTGCATTATCCACGCATCATCTTTTTGCCACAGAATGAAACTGGCCAGCACCCGTCCTTTGGGTGTGCAATAGCTGCCATATTGCCCCTGGTTTTCGGTCACTTCTCTGACATCGCAACTTAACTGGTTCTGCAGAAACGTTTGCACATCTACCCCTGAGAAACGCAGCAGCCCATAATGAGACAAATCAACCAGTATCGTTCCATTTTGTACCTGTTTTAATTCCGCCAAGCGGTTATCAAAATGAACAACCTGATCGTTTTCAATCACAGCATTAGAATCTTGTAAAAAAGTACGCCAGCTTTCAAGCATCATATTAAGCAAGAATTAGTTATAACCATTAATTATACGATATCCCGCTTGAAGAAAAATATCAGGCAGCGCAATCCTGGCATCTTGTTTACATGCGGCAATTCGTTTAAGGTATAACCCGGTTTTACAGCCCACTATTGAGGAAACTCACTTCATGGAACAAATGGTGCACGCAATTGCGTCCGCGAATGACCCGATTGGCCTGATTGAAGAAATTCACGGACCCGTAGTCGATGTGATATGCGACCGTTTGCCGCCGTTGCACCAGGCATTGTTCTGCACCGTAGATCATCAGAACTATTTGTTTGAAGTATACCGTCACTTAGACGCAAAACGGGTACGCGCAATCGCGTTGCATTCGACGGGTGGGCTAAAACGCGGGATAACCATGTTTGATAGCGGCGGGCCGCTACGAATTCCGGTCACACCGGATTGCCTCAACCGGATGCTGGACATGTTTGGCGCGCCGCTTGATGGCCAGCTCCCACTTGAAACAACAGAAATGCGCAACATTATAGCGCCGCCAGCCCAGCTTTCTGAAACCGTGCCTGCAACGGGTATTCTTGAATCCGGAATCAAGGTCATTGATTTGTTATGTCCGTTTATCAAAGGCGGCAAGACAGGTTTGTTTGGCGGCGCAGGCGTCGGCAAAACCGTATTGATTATGGAATTCATGCATGCAATCGTCCATCTTCATCAGGGGGTTTCTGTTTTTGCCGGTGTCGGCGAACGCATCCGTGAAGGCCATGAACTCTGGCACGAAATGCGTGAAGCGGGCGTGATGCCGCAAACATTAATGCTGTATGGACAAATGGATGAATCGCCGGGCGTGCGGTTTCGAGTTGGGT
It includes:
- a CDS encoding YfiR family protein, with protein sequence MANILRILMILGVVFLSQNINGESLPEYRLKAAFVYNFIAYTEWPNDLGSDVNLCLIGNHPFGDEIDSLDGRHVNQFQVAVKFKALSDDFLDCEAVFVSSDAIKYLPEILQKLNDNPVLTIADTESAIDRGIMLNMRIAHEKLFFEANQKSARNAGLMLSARLLRLAARVYQ
- a CDS encoding TonB-dependent receptor, whose protein sequence is MAYHRRFTLAFFCLLLWIVLPESAIAQNKRDDIYAIDLEELLNVKVISTSKKPQSVLKSASAIHVISQDDIRRSGATTLPDVFRGVPGVQVAQIDANKWAVTIRGFNDRFAQKTLVMVDGRTIYTPLFSGVYWNMHDMVLEDIDRIEIVRGPGGALWGANAVNGVINIITKNARDTQGTTVALIGGSLERNLTARVGGKINDDTSFRLYAKGRHHENYDQLHDQSNLGPANDQWRNLNTGFRIDGSSTRNSDWMLQGGYTVGTAGQLGTSTSLTPPAPLVLRDTINYQAGNLVFLWNKYVSDDNKWRVQAYYDYFKREALGSTNLVHTVDLEIQNQRRLFNSHDVVWGIGYRSVLDELGNDFVVSFTPSSRHYKTFNAFIQDEIQLTQKLRFTAGTKIEHNDFTGFEYQPNVRLLFEINDQHSVWAAYSRAVRVPSRSSHDIRINFLALPGDTPNSLPLLFGIFGDRKFRSENINAFEMGYRSLLTRHFSVDTALFFNLYDDLGTSERSGPIFEAMPLPHLLFLSTVDNLAKANTYGAEVMTKWQVTPFWQLASSYTWFKLDGRYVKNSTADLERLFILENSDPRHQFSVRSDIQLPYNLELNSNFYYTDSLAGRNIQTQARLDLRLAWRPSRKMELAVVGQNVTNKTHQEFDSTDGIPSQIPRSIYGRILYTF
- a CDS encoding folate-binding protein, which produces MLESWRTFLQDSNAVIENDQVVHFDNRLAELKQVQNGTILVDLSHYGLLRFSGVDVQTFLQNQLSCDVREVTENQGQYGSYCTPKGRVLASFILWQKDDAWIMQLPASLCAGMQKKLSMFILRAKVNITDSSNQWVRMGIAGKEACQRLQEVLEISPEECAQLRMIHTSDASILCHAPDRLELIAIEASAHKIWQLLSKNACPAGAGCWNWLEINAGIPAITVETQEQFLPQMINLDLIGGVSFKKGCYPGQEIVARTQHLGQLKRRMYLANIGTNDPVSAGDDIFGTDAENQSCGKIVNAAASPDGGFDVLAVIQISSVDAGKLYLKYPDGPELHIRRLPYSPK